The Lewinellaceae bacterium DNA window CACCAACGTCACCAGGTCAAAGAGCCCGCCCGAACCCGTCCGTTCCGACAGGGGCTGCCGACGTTCAGTCGAGCGGGCATCAATTCGGAACTATAAAAAGGCCATGGGATTTTACTTATGTATTCATAAAAGGGAAGGATCAAATAATTGGTGAGATTGTACTTCTATTCTCAAACTGCACTTTCAGGAGTACTGAGCCTGCCAGATCACTGGCTGGTCTATACTTGGATTTTCAGTACTCCTCAAGCGCCTAAAAGACGCTTTATTGCTTATATTTGATAATATACTACTGACGCGACTAAGGTCGGTCAGTACACGTGCTGACAGCCCTGGTGGTACGCCATATGCGACTTTCATTTTTGACTTACCCTCAGCTGCCACAGTACAGAACAATACAAATGATAAATTATATCAGGAATTGATACTTAAACTCCTGTAAGTAGTGATAAAAAATAATGAAAGACTCAAGAAGACAATTTATTAGAAACTCAGGAATTACATCTATACTGGGAATATTTCCTGGATTATATATTTTAAATAGCGCTGAAATAGGTAACCTCTCATTAAAAGAAGGGTTTGTTTGTCAACCTGAAAATCAAGAGACCTATTTGATTGCTGGTCGACAGGCCCCAGTCACCTTGATGATTAACAAAATAAAGCATGGTATTAATTCAGTGTCATTTTGTAAAGAGGAGATCGTAGAAAATGATTTCATCCCTATTCATAAACATGGAAGAGAGGAAGAAATTATTTATATACAAAATGGTCGCGGCTTATTTATCCTGGGAGAGAAAGAATTTAAAGTTAGTGCTGGAAGCATAGCGTTTGTGCCTAAAAATATTTGGCACGGACTTAAAAATATTGGTAGTGATGTATTAACGATGATTTTTTCTTACTCACCTTCAGGCTTTGAAAATTACTTCAGGGAGATTGGAGTGGCAAAAGGAGAAGAATGGATTGAAAAAACTCCTGAAGAGTATAATGCAATTGACAAGAAATATTCGATTGTTTATAAATATACCCCACCTCGCTGGGAATAGTAGCCACCGTCAATAAAGTGGATAATGGTCAGTCTTTCACATAGTCGGCTCTGTCATATCCACCCACGTTCTATGTATTCGGCGCAGTTAAGGCACATACTTGGCACCTATAAAGGCGCATGGTTGACACTTTTTAAGAGCTTTAATTTGCGCCAATAGGAGGCTAAAATACGCCAGCTCTCGCAAAAATTAATAACGTAACACCTACCATTTGTTTACATCTTCAAAGGAGGCATTTGCCTTTGAAACCAGGGAGATTTAGAGATCGCATCAGGGCGGTACCTCTGAACATGGATGAAGATTTACCATCCGGACCATTCATTGGATCAGCAACAAGACACTTTCCTCCTGCGCGATCAATTCGTGGGTGACTCGTGCCGGGATCCGGACGTAGTCATTTGGTCTGGACAGAATCACTTCCCGGTCGTCTTCCCGGTAAATGGCCTGGCCGGATAGCAGGATCAGCAGTGCATGCGTCTTGCTCTGGTGTTTATTGAGGACGCCCTGGCTTTGGATGCGGATGATGCTGGCGGTGGCTACATCTTTGAGGATAGGACTGACGGCAATGGACTTATCCCGGGCCGTGATTTGATCAAGTAAGTTCATTGGAAATAAGTTTTGTACTGGTTCAGCTGATCGATCAGGGCATGGATGGTTTCCTGGTTTTCAGCAATGGTGGCGTTATCCATTTTACCCAGCAAAGTGTTTACCGGCAGTAAGTAATGATGCAGTTGTTCGTGGGCCTCTCCGGTCATGGTACACTGCTTAAAGATGTCCTGAAACCGGGCGGTTAATCCGGCGTGCAACTGTTGGTAGTGATCCGGGTCGGTGTCGGCAGGATCGAAGGCGTTCAGGAGTATTTGCATCTGTTCGATGCCCTGGGTGGTTTCCGGATTGGCTTCCCAGCGCTGGCCATTGTTTAATACCACGCTTGCGGTAGCTTCAGGATCGCCATGGTTGTGATTCTGACAGGCCAGCAAGGGTAGGAGCAGGATGAAAGCTAAATTTTTAAATTTCATGGTTTATTCGTTTTGGATGAGTTGAATTAAATGGTTGATGTGCTGGTGCCCGGTTGTTTTTAGGTTAAAGGCGCGGCGATTCATCTGCCAGCGCTGTAACAAAAACCGGAAGGACCCCAGCAACATGGACATGATGTCTTCGGCCGGGATAATGCGGGTTATTTGTCCCGCGGATTGTCCGGCCTCTACGAGCTGGGTTAATGTGTTTTGCATTTTGCCAATGATGGTCAGCATCTGCTGGTTAACGGATGAACTGTAGTTGAGGATGCTTTCCGAAAAGGTAGCCGGGATAAACTCCGGATGGTCAATTAAATAATCGAGTTGCCGGCTCAGGATCTGCTGTATTTTATCCAGGGGCGTTGCTTGGTTGTCTTGCAGGATGGGCTTGATGTGGCTGGCCAGGGATTGGTGCAGGGTGTCCAGGAGCCCGGCGAGGATGGCCTCTTTGCTTTCAAAGTGCCGGTAGACTGCAGCTTCAGTAAAACGGACTTCGCGAGCCAGATTTTTGATGGTCAGTCCGCCCAGGCCTTGTTCGTTCAGCAGTGCTCCGGCGGCTTCCAGGATTTCGACTTTCCGGTCTTTCATGGTTCGGGGCATTAACGGGTTTGCGACGCCTGCTTTTTCAGGTTATAAAAAGAGATACCCAGGAGAAATACCGCCATGGTCATGGCTATTGCGCCGATCAGAACAAAGACCGGTGGAGCATCCAGGTAGACCTCGGCCAGGATACCCAGGGGCATGAGCATGCCGGTTATCCCCAGCCAGGACACGAGGCCTGCCCGGGCAATCCGGTCGTGGAAATGTACCAGCAGGAAGCCGATGAGGACGTTCAGCAGCGCAAACAGGTTCCCATGGACGTGAGCCAGCCGCACTTCAAAATGCTTGCCGGAGCCATATTGGGCGATCCACTGGGCTTTATCCGTCGCGAAGTCCCGCAGGTAGATCAGTAAGAAGCCATAGGCCATGAATAAGGCCATAAAGAGGAGGCCTGCCGCTATGTTGTTTTTACCGGACATGACATGTTAGTAAATGTTCACTTACAAATGTAAACTATCTTTTTATTGCGTTTGAATGATTTGAATCATCCTGGGTTCTATGCCGATGTGTATCATGGCTTGGCCAGTCAGCAGATGGGCTGAAAGTCTCTGAGGGTATTGCCCTTATCCGGAAATAGAACAACTGGATGGTGCCATTTGGAATGTCAATGATCTCAATGTACATTTAGGATACTTTGATGTTTAGCAACCTGAAAGAAGAGAACAATTCCTAAAGTTGAAACAATTCCAAGTATCAACGATGTACCCTGAAAGGGTAAAGCAGCTGGCTTTTTACATTCAAATCATCATTATATGCCTAAAACGATCCTTGTTTTACTTGCTTTTTGCTTTCAATGCTCACTTGTACGTGCGCAGACCAAAATTATAGATATGCACATTCATTCCTATTCGGATGCTGACTTTGGTGAACGAGAACCAACGACCGATTACTATGGAATGAAAGGTGCTTCAAATGCAGAAGTACATCGGGTTGAAACTTTTGCAGCTTTTAAAAAATGGAACATTGTTAAAGCCATGGTAAGTGGTAACCCTCAAAGTGTCGAGGAATGGGCTGCAAAGGATGATGATAATCAGGTAATCAGAGGGATATTGATTTTTTCACCTGATGATTATGGCTTGGACAGCATTAAGTTTGAGCAAATGGTCAAGGACGGAAAAATTGAAGTATTTGGAGAAATTGGAGCATATTATAGTGGTACTACGCTAAGCGATCCAATCTGGCAGCCTTATTTACGTATTTGCGAAAGGTATGATGTTCCTGTTGCAGTTCATACAGGGGGAGGCGATCCGGGAGGAACTTATTCATGGTCTCCGAAAGCAAGGCTGATCAAGGGTGATCCCTATTTAATTGAAGATGTATTGGTGAAATATCCGAAGCTGAGGATTTATTTGATGCATAACGGTGGAGAAGAGTGGCACGAACATGCTTTGCGACTTATGGCCTATTATCCCCAATTATATACGGATATCGCGGTTATGCTTTGGGTTGAGCCCAATACTCAGCGAACGGTAACAGAATTTCTGATGAACGCAAAACATTCGGGTTATTTAGACCGGGTGATGTTTGGGTCAGACCAAATGGTATGGCCATATGCTATTGAAAAATCAATTAATTTTCTTAATAGTCTGGATTTCCTTACAGCAAAAGAAAAAGAAGGTATTTTTTATGATAATGCAGCTCGATTTTTAAAATTGAAATAAATGGGCCTGACGAAATTGCGAGTACTTAGCATTCTGGTTTTAGGACTGATGACAATCCTGATTTCGTGTGACAAGAAAAGCGAGTTTCAAATTAGCATTGAAGCCAATAGAACAAATTACGACACGCTATTCATTCAGGAATTAATTACAGGCAGAACATTGGCTAAAGTCCCATTGCGTCAATTGGATAAGGGTTACGCCTTCAATATAGATGAAGCTACACTTGGACAACTTTCAGTAGTTGGCGCCGGAACTACTTATTTGACAATTGGAAGTAACCTTGGGCGAATAACCAGAATACCATGGTGCATATGAAAAAGTGTATTTGATGAATTATAAGGCTAATCTCAGCCTGCATCCCTGGTGGATTCAGGGG harbors:
- a CDS encoding cupin domain-containing protein → MKDSRRQFIRNSGITSILGIFPGLYILNSAEIGNLSLKEGFVCQPENQETYLIAGRQAPVTLMINKIKHGINSVSFCKEEIVENDFIPIHKHGREEEIIYIQNGRGLFILGEKEFKVSAGSIAFVPKNIWHGLKNIGSDVLTMIFSYSPSGFENYFREIGVAKGEEWIEKTPEEYNAIDKKYSIVYKYTPPRWE
- a CDS encoding TetR/AcrR family transcriptional regulator, which translates into the protein MKDRKVEILEAAGALLNEQGLGGLTIKNLAREVRFTEAAVYRHFESKEAILAGLLDTLHQSLASHIKPILQDNQATPLDKIQQILSRQLDYLIDHPEFIPATFSESILNYSSSVNQQMLTIIGKMQNTLTQLVEAGQSAGQITRIIPAEDIMSMLLGSFRFLLQRWQMNRRAFNLKTTGHQHINHLIQLIQNE
- a CDS encoding amidohydrolase gives rise to the protein MPKTILVLLAFCFQCSLVRAQTKIIDMHIHSYSDADFGEREPTTDYYGMKGASNAEVHRVETFAAFKKWNIVKAMVSGNPQSVEEWAAKDDDNQVIRGILIFSPDDYGLDSIKFEQMVKDGKIEVFGEIGAYYSGTTLSDPIWQPYLRICERYDVPVAVHTGGGDPGGTYSWSPKARLIKGDPYLIEDVLVKYPKLRIYLMHNGGEEWHEHALRLMAYYPQLYTDIAVMLWVEPNTQRTVTEFLMNAKHSGYLDRVMFGSDQMVWPYAIEKSINFLNSLDFLTAKEKEGIFYDNAARFLKLK